The following proteins are encoded in a genomic region of Phycodurus eques isolate BA_2022a chromosome 11, UOR_Pequ_1.1, whole genome shotgun sequence:
- the gins1 gene encoding DNA replication complex GINS protein PSF1, translating into MFCEKAADLIRELQRINDGQLPAFNEDGVRQVLQETEALYEHNQADVHETKSGRTADLLPTIRLRHCCLLRNRRCVAAYLYDRLLRIRALRWEYGSVLPANVRFHMSAEELQWFTRYKKSLASFMRSLGGGGGLDLTQDMKPPKSLYIQVRCVKDHGQLELDDGTLVFLKKNTQHFLPRWKCEHLIRQGVLEHVIS; encoded by the exons ATGTTTTGCGAGAAAGCCGCCGACTTGATTCGAGAGCTCCAGCGGATCAACGACGGACAACTTCCGGCTTTTAAC GAGGACGGCGTCCGGCAGGTGCTGCAAGAGACGGAAGCTCTCTACGAACACAACCAGGCTGACGT CCACGAGACCAAAAGCGGCCGCACGGCAGACTTGCTTCCGACAATCCGATTACGTCACTGCTGCCTGCTGAGGAACCGTCGCTGCGTCGCCGCCTACTT GTACGACCGGCTGCTGCGGATCCGAGCGCTGCGCTGGGAGTACGGCAGCGTGCTTCCGGCGAACGTGCGCTTCCACATGAGCGCCGAGGAG CTGCAGTGGTTCACGCGCTACAAAAAGTCTCTGGCGTCCTTCATGCGTTCTCTGGGCGGAGGCGGCGGACTGGATCTCACCCAGGACATGAAACCGCCCAAAAGTCTTTACATCCAG GTGAGGTGCGTGAAGGACCACGGCCAGCTGGAGCTCGACGACGGCACGCTCGTCTTCCTCAAGAAAAACACTCAG CACTTCCTGCCGCGCTGGAAATGCGAGCACCTGATTCGTCAAGGCGTCCTGGAGCACGTCATCTCCTGA
- the LOC133410164 gene encoding lysophosphatidylserine lipase ABHD12-like isoform X2, which produces MIVHRDERKVSKSIHYMRKRRTSTAVQQEERYGDGDLKQRAEEASRPAAPSELDPSPLMKPFARLPRGGVMSKAWRAARWLLLLYASVPFIVKLCPSIQAKLVFLNFVQLPFFLDLKRPSDAGLNHTLNFYLRPERTLSIGVWHTVPSDMWREAEGKPEEWFESTLSSAHPAVLYLHGNTGTRGGDHRVQLYKVLSSSGYHVLAFDYRGWGDSQGSPSESGMTSDALFVYEWLKKRRGGGRVYIWGHSLGTGVATNLVRQLCDGGSPPDALILESPFTNIREEARSHPFAAVYRHLPGFDWFFLDAIAANDIRFANDDNVNHISCPVLILHAEDDHVVPFHLGKEVGVADSPSEESGVASPESRRLSRVPQLYEVAARSESLGGHKVEFVAFPSSLAYRHKFIYRSPRLPAILSDFLGTPRPSKE; this is translated from the exons ATGATCGTCCATCGAGATGAACGTAAAGTGTCAAAATCTATCCACT ACATGCGGAAGCGGCGGACGTCAACGGCTGTGCAGCAAGAGGAGCGGTACGGTGACGGAGACCTCAAGCAGCGCGCCGAGGAAGCATCGCGGCCCGCTGCGCCTTCCGAGCTCGACCCGTCGCCGCTCATGAAGCCCTTCGCCAGGTTGCCCAG GGGCGGCGTGATGTCCAAGGCGTGGCGCGCCGCCCggtggctgctgctgctgtacgCGTCCGTGCCCTTCATCGTCAAGCTGTGTCCGTCCATTCAGGCCAAACTCGTCTTCCTCAACTTCG TGCAGTTGCCCTTCTTCCTGGACCTCAAGCGACCTTCGGACGCCGGCCTCAACCACACGCTCAACTTCTACCTGCGGCCGGAACGGACGCTCAGCATTGGCGTGTG gcaCACAGTTCCTTCAGACATGTGGAGAGAAGCTGAAGGCAAACCCgaagaatggtttgaatccacaCTAAGCTCCGCCCACCCAGCCGTCCTCTATCTCCATGGAAACACAGGGACCag AGGCGGCGACCACAGAGTTCAACTGTACAAG GTCCTCAGCTCGTCGGGCTACCACGTGCTCGCGTTTGATTACCGAG GCTGGGGCGATTCTCAGGGCTCGCCGTCGGAGAGCGGGATGACGTCGGACGCGCTGTTCGTGTACGAATGGCTGAAGAAGAGGCGGGGCGGAGGTCGAGTGTACATCTGGGGTCATTCGCTGGGAACGGG CGTGGCCACCAACCTGGTCAGACAGCTGTGTGACGGAG GAAGTCCTCCTGACGCTCTGATCCTGGAGAGTCCTTTCACCAACATCAGAGAGGAGGCCAGGAGTCACCCCTTCGCCGCG GTGTACAGACACCTGCCTGGTTTTGATTGGTTCTTCCTGGACGCCATCGCCGCCAACGACATCCGCTTCGCCAACGACGACAA CGTGAATCACATCTCGTGCCCCGTGTTGATCCTTCACGCCGAGGACGACCACGTGGTTCCGTTCCACCTGGGCAAGGAGGTAGGTGTGGCGGACAGCCCGTCGGAGGAGAGCGGGGTCGCGAGTCCCGAGTCACGCCGCCTGTCGCGTGTCCCTCAGCTGTACGAGGTGGCGGCGCGCTCCGAGAGCCTCGGCGGTCACAAAGTTGAGTTTGTGGCCTTCCCCTCGTCGCTGGCCTACAGGCACAAGTTCATCTACAGGAGCCCCCGGCTGCCCGCCATCCTCAG CGATTTCCTGGGCACGCCTCGTCCCAGCAAAGAGTGA
- the LOC133410164 gene encoding lysophosphatidylserine lipase ABHD12-like isoform X4, which translates to MIVHRDERKVSKSIHYMRKRRTSTAVQQEERYGDGDLKQRAEEASRPAAPSELDPSPLMKPFARLPRGGVMSKAWRAARWLLLLYASVPFIVKLCPSIQAKLVFLNFVQLPFFLDLKRPSDAGLNHTLNFYLRPERTLSIGVWHTVPSDMWREAEGKPEEWFESTLSSAHPAVLYLHGNTGTRGGDHRVQLYKVLSSSGYHVLAFDYRGWGDSQGSPSESGMTSDALFVYEWLKKRRGGGRVYIWGHSLGTGVATNLVRQLCDGGSPPDALILESPFTNIREEARSHPFAAVYRHLPGFDWFFLDAIAANDIRFANDDNVNHISCPVLILHAEDDHVVPFHLGKELYEVAARSESLGGHKVEFVAFPSSLAYRHKFIYRSPRLPAILSDFLGTPRPSKE; encoded by the exons ATGATCGTCCATCGAGATGAACGTAAAGTGTCAAAATCTATCCACT ACATGCGGAAGCGGCGGACGTCAACGGCTGTGCAGCAAGAGGAGCGGTACGGTGACGGAGACCTCAAGCAGCGCGCCGAGGAAGCATCGCGGCCCGCTGCGCCTTCCGAGCTCGACCCGTCGCCGCTCATGAAGCCCTTCGCCAGGTTGCCCAG GGGCGGCGTGATGTCCAAGGCGTGGCGCGCCGCCCggtggctgctgctgctgtacgCGTCCGTGCCCTTCATCGTCAAGCTGTGTCCGTCCATTCAGGCCAAACTCGTCTTCCTCAACTTCG TGCAGTTGCCCTTCTTCCTGGACCTCAAGCGACCTTCGGACGCCGGCCTCAACCACACGCTCAACTTCTACCTGCGGCCGGAACGGACGCTCAGCATTGGCGTGTG gcaCACAGTTCCTTCAGACATGTGGAGAGAAGCTGAAGGCAAACCCgaagaatggtttgaatccacaCTAAGCTCCGCCCACCCAGCCGTCCTCTATCTCCATGGAAACACAGGGACCag AGGCGGCGACCACAGAGTTCAACTGTACAAG GTCCTCAGCTCGTCGGGCTACCACGTGCTCGCGTTTGATTACCGAG GCTGGGGCGATTCTCAGGGCTCGCCGTCGGAGAGCGGGATGACGTCGGACGCGCTGTTCGTGTACGAATGGCTGAAGAAGAGGCGGGGCGGAGGTCGAGTGTACATCTGGGGTCATTCGCTGGGAACGGG CGTGGCCACCAACCTGGTCAGACAGCTGTGTGACGGAG GAAGTCCTCCTGACGCTCTGATCCTGGAGAGTCCTTTCACCAACATCAGAGAGGAGGCCAGGAGTCACCCCTTCGCCGCG GTGTACAGACACCTGCCTGGTTTTGATTGGTTCTTCCTGGACGCCATCGCCGCCAACGACATCCGCTTCGCCAACGACGACAA CGTGAATCACATCTCGTGCCCCGTGTTGATCCTTCACGCCGAGGACGACCACGTGGTTCCGTTCCACCTGGGCAAGGAG CTGTACGAGGTGGCGGCGCGCTCCGAGAGCCTCGGCGGTCACAAAGTTGAGTTTGTGGCCTTCCCCTCGTCGCTGGCCTACAGGCACAAGTTCATCTACAGGAGCCCCCGGCTGCCCGCCATCCTCAG CGATTTCCTGGGCACGCCTCGTCCCAGCAAAGAGTGA
- the LOC133410164 gene encoding lysophosphatidylserine lipase ABHD12-like isoform X1 — MIVHRDERKVSKSIHYMRKRRTSTAVQQEERYGDGDLKQRAEEASRPAAPSELDPSPLMKPFARLPRGGVMSKAWRAARWLLLLYASVPFIVKLCPSIQAKLVFLNFVQLPFFLDLKRPSDAGLNHTLNFYLRPERTLSIGVWHTVPSDMWREAEGKPEEWFESTLSSAHPAVLYLHGNTGTRGGDHRVQLYKVLSSSGYHVLAFDYRGWGDSQGSPSESGMTSDALFVYEWLKKRRGGGRVYIWGHSLGTGVATNLVRQLCDGGSPPDALILESPFTNIREEARSHPFAAVTATSRPRHATLVARPSRDRPPCCWQVYRHLPGFDWFFLDAIAANDIRFANDDNVNHISCPVLILHAEDDHVVPFHLGKEVGVADSPSEESGVASPESRRLSRVPQLYEVAARSESLGGHKVEFVAFPSSLAYRHKFIYRSPRLPAILSDFLGTPRPSKE, encoded by the exons ATGATCGTCCATCGAGATGAACGTAAAGTGTCAAAATCTATCCACT ACATGCGGAAGCGGCGGACGTCAACGGCTGTGCAGCAAGAGGAGCGGTACGGTGACGGAGACCTCAAGCAGCGCGCCGAGGAAGCATCGCGGCCCGCTGCGCCTTCCGAGCTCGACCCGTCGCCGCTCATGAAGCCCTTCGCCAGGTTGCCCAG GGGCGGCGTGATGTCCAAGGCGTGGCGCGCCGCCCggtggctgctgctgctgtacgCGTCCGTGCCCTTCATCGTCAAGCTGTGTCCGTCCATTCAGGCCAAACTCGTCTTCCTCAACTTCG TGCAGTTGCCCTTCTTCCTGGACCTCAAGCGACCTTCGGACGCCGGCCTCAACCACACGCTCAACTTCTACCTGCGGCCGGAACGGACGCTCAGCATTGGCGTGTG gcaCACAGTTCCTTCAGACATGTGGAGAGAAGCTGAAGGCAAACCCgaagaatggtttgaatccacaCTAAGCTCCGCCCACCCAGCCGTCCTCTATCTCCATGGAAACACAGGGACCag AGGCGGCGACCACAGAGTTCAACTGTACAAG GTCCTCAGCTCGTCGGGCTACCACGTGCTCGCGTTTGATTACCGAG GCTGGGGCGATTCTCAGGGCTCGCCGTCGGAGAGCGGGATGACGTCGGACGCGCTGTTCGTGTACGAATGGCTGAAGAAGAGGCGGGGCGGAGGTCGAGTGTACATCTGGGGTCATTCGCTGGGAACGGG CGTGGCCACCAACCTGGTCAGACAGCTGTGTGACGGAG GAAGTCCTCCTGACGCTCTGATCCTGGAGAGTCCTTTCACCAACATCAGAGAGGAGGCCAGGAGTCACCCCTTCGCCGCGGTAACGGCCACGTCACGCCCACGACACGCCACCCTCGTCGCGCGCCCGTCACGTGACCGCCCGCCTTGTTGTTGGCAGGTGTACAGACACCTGCCTGGTTTTGATTGGTTCTTCCTGGACGCCATCGCCGCCAACGACATCCGCTTCGCCAACGACGACAA CGTGAATCACATCTCGTGCCCCGTGTTGATCCTTCACGCCGAGGACGACCACGTGGTTCCGTTCCACCTGGGCAAGGAGGTAGGTGTGGCGGACAGCCCGTCGGAGGAGAGCGGGGTCGCGAGTCCCGAGTCACGCCGCCTGTCGCGTGTCCCTCAGCTGTACGAGGTGGCGGCGCGCTCCGAGAGCCTCGGCGGTCACAAAGTTGAGTTTGTGGCCTTCCCCTCGTCGCTGGCCTACAGGCACAAGTTCATCTACAGGAGCCCCCGGCTGCCCGCCATCCTCAG CGATTTCCTGGGCACGCCTCGTCCCAGCAAAGAGTGA
- the LOC133410164 gene encoding lysophosphatidylserine lipase ABHD12-like isoform X3, whose protein sequence is MIVHRDERKVSKSIHYMRKRRTSTAVQQEERYGDGDLKQRAEEASRPAAPSELDPSPLMKPFARLPRGGVMSKAWRAARWLLLLYASVPFIVKLCPSIQAKLVFLNFVQLPFFLDLKRPSDAGLNHTLNFYLRPERTLSIGVWHTVPSDMWREAEGKPEEWFESTLSSAHPAVLYLHGNTGTRGGDHRVQLYKVLSSSGYHVLAFDYRGWGDSQGSPSESGMTSDALFVYEWLKKRRGGGRVYIWGHSLGTGVATNLVRQLCDGGSPPDALILESPFTNIREEARSHPFAAVTATSRPRHATLVARPSRDRPPCCWQVYRHLPGFDWFFLDAIAANDIRFANDDNVNHISCPVLILHAEDDHVVPFHLGKELYEVAARSESLGGHKVEFVAFPSSLAYRHKFIYRSPRLPAILSDFLGTPRPSKE, encoded by the exons ATGATCGTCCATCGAGATGAACGTAAAGTGTCAAAATCTATCCACT ACATGCGGAAGCGGCGGACGTCAACGGCTGTGCAGCAAGAGGAGCGGTACGGTGACGGAGACCTCAAGCAGCGCGCCGAGGAAGCATCGCGGCCCGCTGCGCCTTCCGAGCTCGACCCGTCGCCGCTCATGAAGCCCTTCGCCAGGTTGCCCAG GGGCGGCGTGATGTCCAAGGCGTGGCGCGCCGCCCggtggctgctgctgctgtacgCGTCCGTGCCCTTCATCGTCAAGCTGTGTCCGTCCATTCAGGCCAAACTCGTCTTCCTCAACTTCG TGCAGTTGCCCTTCTTCCTGGACCTCAAGCGACCTTCGGACGCCGGCCTCAACCACACGCTCAACTTCTACCTGCGGCCGGAACGGACGCTCAGCATTGGCGTGTG gcaCACAGTTCCTTCAGACATGTGGAGAGAAGCTGAAGGCAAACCCgaagaatggtttgaatccacaCTAAGCTCCGCCCACCCAGCCGTCCTCTATCTCCATGGAAACACAGGGACCag AGGCGGCGACCACAGAGTTCAACTGTACAAG GTCCTCAGCTCGTCGGGCTACCACGTGCTCGCGTTTGATTACCGAG GCTGGGGCGATTCTCAGGGCTCGCCGTCGGAGAGCGGGATGACGTCGGACGCGCTGTTCGTGTACGAATGGCTGAAGAAGAGGCGGGGCGGAGGTCGAGTGTACATCTGGGGTCATTCGCTGGGAACGGG CGTGGCCACCAACCTGGTCAGACAGCTGTGTGACGGAG GAAGTCCTCCTGACGCTCTGATCCTGGAGAGTCCTTTCACCAACATCAGAGAGGAGGCCAGGAGTCACCCCTTCGCCGCGGTAACGGCCACGTCACGCCCACGACACGCCACCCTCGTCGCGCGCCCGTCACGTGACCGCCCGCCTTGTTGTTGGCAGGTGTACAGACACCTGCCTGGTTTTGATTGGTTCTTCCTGGACGCCATCGCCGCCAACGACATCCGCTTCGCCAACGACGACAA CGTGAATCACATCTCGTGCCCCGTGTTGATCCTTCACGCCGAGGACGACCACGTGGTTCCGTTCCACCTGGGCAAGGAG CTGTACGAGGTGGCGGCGCGCTCCGAGAGCCTCGGCGGTCACAAAGTTGAGTTTGTGGCCTTCCCCTCGTCGCTGGCCTACAGGCACAAGTTCATCTACAGGAGCCCCCGGCTGCCCGCCATCCTCAG CGATTTCCTGGGCACGCCTCGTCCCAGCAAAGAGTGA
- the LOC133410164 gene encoding lysophosphatidylserine lipase ABHD12-like isoform X5 produces MSKAWRAARWLLLLYASVPFIVKLCPSIQAKLVFLNFVQLPFFLDLKRPSDAGLNHTLNFYLRPERTLSIGVWHTVPSDMWREAEGKPEEWFESTLSSAHPAVLYLHGNTGTRGGDHRVQLYKVLSSSGYHVLAFDYRGWGDSQGSPSESGMTSDALFVYEWLKKRRGGGRVYIWGHSLGTGVATNLVRQLCDGGSPPDALILESPFTNIREEARSHPFAAVTATSRPRHATLVARPSRDRPPCCWQVYRHLPGFDWFFLDAIAANDIRFANDDNVNHISCPVLILHAEDDHVVPFHLGKEVGVADSPSEESGVASPESRRLSRVPQLYEVAARSESLGGHKVEFVAFPSSLAYRHKFIYRSPRLPAILSDFLGTPRPSKE; encoded by the exons ATGTCCAAGGCGTGGCGCGCCGCCCggtggctgctgctgctgtacgCGTCCGTGCCCTTCATCGTCAAGCTGTGTCCGTCCATTCAGGCCAAACTCGTCTTCCTCAACTTCG TGCAGTTGCCCTTCTTCCTGGACCTCAAGCGACCTTCGGACGCCGGCCTCAACCACACGCTCAACTTCTACCTGCGGCCGGAACGGACGCTCAGCATTGGCGTGTG gcaCACAGTTCCTTCAGACATGTGGAGAGAAGCTGAAGGCAAACCCgaagaatggtttgaatccacaCTAAGCTCCGCCCACCCAGCCGTCCTCTATCTCCATGGAAACACAGGGACCag AGGCGGCGACCACAGAGTTCAACTGTACAAG GTCCTCAGCTCGTCGGGCTACCACGTGCTCGCGTTTGATTACCGAG GCTGGGGCGATTCTCAGGGCTCGCCGTCGGAGAGCGGGATGACGTCGGACGCGCTGTTCGTGTACGAATGGCTGAAGAAGAGGCGGGGCGGAGGTCGAGTGTACATCTGGGGTCATTCGCTGGGAACGGG CGTGGCCACCAACCTGGTCAGACAGCTGTGTGACGGAG GAAGTCCTCCTGACGCTCTGATCCTGGAGAGTCCTTTCACCAACATCAGAGAGGAGGCCAGGAGTCACCCCTTCGCCGCGGTAACGGCCACGTCACGCCCACGACACGCCACCCTCGTCGCGCGCCCGTCACGTGACCGCCCGCCTTGTTGTTGGCAGGTGTACAGACACCTGCCTGGTTTTGATTGGTTCTTCCTGGACGCCATCGCCGCCAACGACATCCGCTTCGCCAACGACGACAA CGTGAATCACATCTCGTGCCCCGTGTTGATCCTTCACGCCGAGGACGACCACGTGGTTCCGTTCCACCTGGGCAAGGAGGTAGGTGTGGCGGACAGCCCGTCGGAGGAGAGCGGGGTCGCGAGTCCCGAGTCACGCCGCCTGTCGCGTGTCCCTCAGCTGTACGAGGTGGCGGCGCGCTCCGAGAGCCTCGGCGGTCACAAAGTTGAGTTTGTGGCCTTCCCCTCGTCGCTGGCCTACAGGCACAAGTTCATCTACAGGAGCCCCCGGCTGCCCGCCATCCTCAG CGATTTCCTGGGCACGCCTCGTCCCAGCAAAGAGTGA
- the LOC133410167 gene encoding cytochrome c oxidase assembly protein COX20, mitochondrial — protein MSEKEEFEEEETSKQKGYRLLGILDVQKTPCAREAVLHGAGASLAAGLLHFLATSRVKRSFDVGAGGFLLTTFASWCYCRVSNARQRAQQRIVRRGIENKLLYQGTGADPRTSSGPS, from the exons ATGTCCGAGAAAGAAGAATTCGAAGAAGAAGAGACGAGCAAGCAAAAG GGCTACCGTCTGCTGGGCATTCTCGACGTGCAGAAGACGCCGTGCGCCAGGGAGGCGGTCCTTCATGGCGCCGGAGCCTCATTGGCCGCCGGGCTTCTGCACTTTTTGGCCACCA gTCGTGTGAAACGGTCCTTTGATGTCGGCGCGGGGGGCTTCCTGTTGACCACGTTTGCTTCCTG GTGCTACTGTCGCGTGAGCAACGCCAGGCAGCGAGCGCAGCAGAGGATCGTTCGCCGCGGCATCGAGAACAAGCTCCTCTACCAGGGGACCGGCGCCGACCCGCGAACGTCATCGGGACCCTCGTGA